The Candidatus Micrarchaeia archaeon DNA segment AAACATGTTAAGCGCGATGACATATATCAACAGCGCGCAGATAAATTAGTAAATGACGCATTAGGGAAAAAATAAATTTATAATAAACTTAATTTAAATTTAATATAATTGTTTTTTGATTTTCTCCTTTTTTCACACTTACTGAATTTTTTCCAGGATCAATAAATTCTTTTGGAAAATTATTTTGATTAAAACCAATTAAATATTCTCCTTCTGGAACTTGAAATATAACTTTTCCTTCAGTATTAGTTATTAAATATCCAGCGGTTGGAGGACCATTTGGTTCTTGACTAATCCATAAATCAATTTCTACATTAGATATCGGATTGTTATTTGGATCTAAAAGAGTTACTTCTAAAGTTTCATCTCCTTCAACAAATTTTGGCTGTTCTTGGTTTGTACATCCAAATATTAAAAATACACTAAATAAAAAGATAGTAAAAATCAATTTAGATAAATTTTTTATTTCCATAATAAAAAATAAAGAAAGGAAGATATATAATTGTTTTTAATATTCTTCACACATTCTCTGATAATAACTTTTATCATGCCCGCAGGATGGGCATTTTTCTGGTGGCTCTGCGCCTTCGTGCCAATATCCGCATTTTCTACAAAACCATTTTATAGGTGCATCTTTTTTGAATACTGTATTGTCTTCAATTACTTGAATTAATTTTCTAAATCTGTCTCTATGATGTTGTTCTGATTTTGCAATAGCGCGTAGTCTTGCTGCAACATCATTTAATCCTTCTTCTTCGGCTGTTTGTGCAAATGAAGGATATAATTGTTCAAATTCATGATTCTCTCCATCTGCAGCAGATTTTAAATTATCTAATGTGGTTCCCCATATTTGTGGAGAATCAGTTTCAACAATCATTGGTTTTGCAATTTCTTCGTCAGTTAGTTTTAAATCCTTTTTAATTTGTTTAATCATTTTCCATATCCATTCTGCGTGTTCTACTTCATTTTCAGCTGTTATTTCAAATATTTCTGAAATTTGTTGATATCCTTCTTTTCTTGCAGTAGAAGAATACATTGTATATCTATTTCTTGCCTGACTTTCTCCTATGAAAGCCTTTGTTAAATTTTCTAAAGTTTTTTTCATATCCTCACCTCATTTATTCAAATTTATTTGATTTTTATTATAAATTAAAATACATAAAAAGATATATAAAAATTAGACAGGAAACTATTATATTTATTCCCCTATCTACTAAACTCCTCTAAAAAGTCAATGATGCTATCAATTAAAAGCAATGGCAATATCAATTAAAACAAATGTTGTTTATTAAATAAATTTTATATTTAAGATTTTTTATATATAATATTTTTAAATGTTTCTATTTAAATAAGATATTATGATTTTTTGTTTTTCAAGTGCTTCAAAGATACCAAGAATGTATATATTGTGGTTAATCTCAAGAAAAGAAGATTATTGTTATAATATTGCAAAGAAAATAACAAAGAATAAAAAAAATCATGCTTTGATAAATACTAATCTGGTCAAAGTACATTTAGTTTTAAAATACCTTGAGCATAAAGGATTGGTAAATTCTAAAAATGTGCTTGGAGAAAATAATAAGAAAAGAGTTATTTATTCAATAACTAGAAATGGAAAAAAAGAACTTTCTGAATTTAAAAAATTAATACAGAAAGAAAATAGAGAGTATATTAGATATCTATCTAAATAAACTCCATCAAAACAAAATCAGTAAAAGCAAAAACGGAGGTTGTGTAAAATGAAAAAAATATTTTTATTAGTTAGTATGTTTTTATTTATTGGCATAATTAATGCAGATTTTTCAGTAGTTAATTATGAAGTTCTCCCAAGTTCTCCATCCCCGGGAGTTCGTGGAACAGTTTCATTGACTGTTGCAAATACTGGCTTGTATAAAGTGGAATCTACACGTATTTCTTCTACTGGTGGTGTTGCTTTAGGTGGAGGCAGAACAATGTATATTGGTGATATGCAACCGGGAACTTCAACAATAACCTCAATCCCATTTGAAATAAGTGAAAACCTTAGTGCAGGGGTTTATACTCTTAATTTGCAGATTTCCGGAAGATATGAAGAT contains these protein-coding regions:
- a CDS encoding rubrerythrin family protein; this encodes MKKTLENLTKAFIGESQARNRYTMYSSTARKEGYQQISEIFEITAENEVEHAEWIWKMIKQIKKDLKLTDEEIAKPMIVETDSPQIWGTTLDNLKSAADGENHEFEQLYPSFAQTAEEEGLNDVAARLRAIAKSEQHHRDRFRKLIQVIEDNTVFKKDAPIKWFCRKCGYWHEGAEPPEKCPSCGHDKSYYQRMCEEY
- a CDS encoding PadR family transcriptional regulator, whose protein sequence is MIFCFSSASKIPRMYILWLISRKEDYCYNIAKKITKNKKNHALINTNLVKVHLVLKYLEHKGLVNSKNVLGENNKKRVIYSITRNGKKELSEFKKLIQKENREYIRYLSK